ccaagcatttttttttttaaataactaaaaataataaaaacagaaccaccctgaaaactacttaaagctaaataaatttaaaaaacaatacccaaaacgaaatcaaaacgaactaaaacgggagaaagaaaaaaaaaataaaaatcccaaaactataataaccctgctgtcGGCTCATTTAGCATTCGACGCTATCAGGTAGCGCTCACACAGGCTTGTGCCTAAAAAGGAGCGGGGCCATTGTTAAGCTACGAGTCGAGGTTTAGCGGCTGACATCATGGCCCAAGCAGGGGCCCTGAATCCCCTCgacagctgtgtgtgtgtgtattgggGGGAAGGGGGCTGGGGGTCCATCCAGAGCATGAGGAGAATGGAATGCACAGTGTGGCTTCATTTACACAGGCGGCTTTTATCAAGCGATATGACCATATTAGAAAGTGTTGGCTTGCTTTCATTGGGTGACAAACAactaattgtgctttttttttttttcgtgcgaGGGTCACTCACGTCAGCGGCCTTCTTGTCGGCCACCTCCAGCTTCTCCTGAGCATCCTTCAACGCCTCCGAGTATTTATCCAGCTCGTCCTCCGTCCCCTTCAGCTTCTTCTGCATCTGCAGGAGCTCGTCCTCAtgctgagagaaaaaaacaaacaaaaacaaaacacaggtgGCCATTTTTGTCGTTTTTAAGTGCATTTGTGGCAGGAGCAGCGAAATTAGCAGCCCACCTGTTTGCTTCTGTCCTCCGCCGCTTTCTTGTCGGCTTCCGCCTGCTCGGCCTGGTCCAGAGCGTTCTCCTTGTCCAGCTTGAGCATCAGCATCTTCTTCTTGATGGCCTCCATTTTGACTCACTCgggtggttttttgtttttttttctttcgcaaAGGTGATGATGGCGAGATGAGAAGGGAAAGACGGACAGAAGGAAAGGACGACGGATGCCCAAGGCTGGCGACGGGGATGAGACACCAAACTCTGACCAAGATGGAGGGCGGACTTTTATATGGGGGGGCCGAGGAGGGGGACGCCCCCAATTTGGGATCATCCCCGTGGACACACCCTGACTGACTTACAGCATCTTGCTCTTCTCCTTTcacgcagtttttttttctttttctttaatcaTTCCAGCAATTTGTCCttcttattaaattaattttaaaatgtgattgaactcattttgtaattttactttaattatgttatatatatttgGTGCCCATAGTCATCATTGGCAATGAACGAGTTTACTAAATGTAATTCATTTAACTGTCTGTTCATTTTAGTACAAACATATCCACTCTTTTAGCAGTCAGTCTAATTAGGCTTGCTTTTGaatttaatttcatattttaatgTAAGTGTAAAAGTTAAATCCTAATTTCCGACTTTTCATTTTAATGAAAATTTTTGAGGCCATTCCCGCATCCTGCTTTCGTAAtttaatagattttaaaatgacagtaattttgctttaaaaaaaaaaaaaaaaaaaaaaaaaaaaatcatattttaagtCAAGTTTAAGTGTAAATGTTAATTTCCGACATTCATTTCAATTAAAATTTGTTGACACTCTTCTGGCATCCTGCTTTTGTAAtttaatagattttaaaatgacagtaattttgcttaaaaaaaaaaagaaaagtcatttcatatttaaatgcaagtgaaagtgtaaaagttaaatattaattttggaCTTTCATTTCAATTAAAATTTGTTGATACTTCTGACATCCTGCTTTTGTAAtttaatagattttaaaatgacagtaattttgccttaaaaaaaaaaaaaaatcatattttaagtCAAGTTTCAGTGTAAAAGTTAAATGTTAATTTCGGACTTTCATTTCAATTAAAATTTGTTGACACTCTTCTGACATCCGCCTTTTGTAAtttaatagattttaaaatgacagtaattttgcttaaaaaaaaaaaaaaagtcatttcataTTTAAATGCAAGTGAAAGTGTAAAAGTTAAATATTAATTTCGGACTTTCATTTCAATTAAAATTTGTTGATACTTCTGACATCCTGCTTTTGTAAtttaatagattttaaaatgacagtaattttgcttaaaaaaaaaaaaaaaagtcatttaatatttaaatgcaagttAAAgtgtaaaaagttaaatgttaatttctgacattttcattttaattaatttgttgaCACTTCTGGCATCCTGCTTTCGTAAtttaatagattttaaaatgacagtgattttgctttaaaaaaaaaaaaaagtaatttcatattttaatgCAATTAAAGTGTATAAGTTAAATGTTAATTTCggactttttcattttaattaaaatttgttGACACTTCTGGCATCCTGCTTTCGTAAtttaatagattttaaaatgacagtaattttgcttttaaaaaaaaaaaaaaaaaaaaaagtaatttcttaTTTTAAGCGTATAAGTTAAATGTTTCCAGAATTCTTTTCATGTCAATTATAATTTGTTGACACTCTTCCTGCATCCTGCTGTCCCAAttgaatatatttaatattaattacaATTTAGATTTGTCCATACATTTTCAGTATTAAATGAGCATTTACTTTCTAATGTATAAAGTGTTATTTTTCATCCCAACGCAGCCATCTTCAGTCTTCTCTCGCGGACACAAGAAAAGGTtactgtgtgcgtgtgcttaATCCTGAGTAATGCTACTAGTTTAGCGTGTTGACTCACAGCTGTTGGCGCCGTCAAGTGAGCACCGGCCTGTTCTAATCTGGTGTGAGTTTGCACTGCCGCATACTGTAACGCCGCAGCCTCGCCGCTCGCTCGCTGACTCAATGTCAACAACATGTCCGACACCAGCCTACAAACTTGAGCGAGGttgcatgtgcgtgtgcgtgtgtgactgCGTATGTGAGTGCCTTAAAGTGACTTCACTTCCTGCTTGTCTTACACAAACAGTGAATACTAAAATCCAGGCATGatttcacaacttttttttttttggtcaaatacATCCCCTGTTATAAGTTTTGAAACGGTACATAAAATATATCACAAAAGTGAAGATATTGCAGGTATTTATTATAGCCTCGTCCATAATCTtgagcaacagtttcttctcttttttttttttttcctccagagAGATCTTTGCCATGAGGCGCCATGTTGAACTTTCTGTGACCAGTATGAGAGTGTGGGAGCTACGATACCAAATTTCACACCTTCTCACTAGTCACACCTGAGACTTGAGTCACATGACACGGGGCAGCGAAAACGACTaattttcacttaggggtgtactcGCGTTTGTTGCCAGGAGTTTGAGCTAtaaatggctgcattttttttttttttttttttttttttttttgagggaatAAAATTTATATCAACTGTACACTGACTATTCTTCATTATTTCAGAGTGTCATTTCAATATctcgatatgaaggtcacgttatgataattatcacaatattgtgggaaggtacaataaaaagtcacaatattgtaaaaaaaaaaaaaaaaaaaaaaaaaaaaaaaagagctcatactaaaaaaaacaaaaaaaacagcaaaaaaaatattgtgcttttgtgcattacAGCAAGGCTTTTAAACAAcctgcaatctctaataacacttaatattgaggcacttgctaatgcaagcacacattgagttcctccacatattgactcagtttaTATATCTATAAggcccaaaacatgccttgtgaaaattaaattgcactaaaaaactagccaccatagggtactagaactgcacaaatggaaatcaacctgacttattttttttttcctccccccccccaagatgttctgctttttaatatcgtgacatgagaacgacaatatattgtggcagttttaatatcacgatatcgccgttattgttacatccctattaataaTACCAGAGCTGAATAACTTGCATAGCCAAAAATGTGACGCAAGTCGTCCAATCGGCTTGAATAGAAAGCATACGCAATAAAGCACGTCGTTCAAATGAATTGTGACCGAGTCGACTGTGTCTGTCGTGGACACAGAAGAGACGCGGGCTGGACATTCCTGCCTTGTAACTGTAGTCCATCACCTGGCCTGCGCTGACTATAATTGGGGGTCTCCTGGGAAGGGGGTACAGTGGCAACGACAAGCGTATATATGGACTGacggaggtgggggggggggggggggcaacaagGGACTGTTGGGGGGGGCAATGACTATGTCAGTTATTTCCCTCTGTGGACCCCTGTGGGTTATTAATAACCATCTTTTGGCTGACATTGTCTGCAGGATTAGGATGAGGGACTCTGCATATAAGCGTGCGTGTATGAACCTTAACATCCCACTTTAGTGGTATGAAAAGTTTATTGATGAGGAAACAATACATTCCGTATTAATATAACAAGAGATTCATTATTATACACTGCGCCGTACTGGGAggggtttctaatattttgacgcagtttttttttcatttgtcccGTGTTTACAACAAGTAAGCATCGCCTTTCAGGTTATACAGTATACAAATAGAGTATCATGTTAACGTCATCATGTAATCATCATTTGGCAACCTCGTAACAAACGTGAACGATAGAAAAGTGTGACAGCAGAGCAGTCAGAAGATTGTCAAACGGGTTTTGGAAGGAAAGGCTGGAGTCTATTGCACTGAATGACAAATTGCGCAACAATCATGCAACACAgccaaaaacacacacgcacttcTGATTTGATGCCCTTTTACATACATTATACTTTGTCATATCCACATATACATGTATAGTTATTTGTTTCATATTTACTTCTTTGCTTCCTGATgtagccttctttttttttggtgcaaaaatgCTGAAATTCAcagacagtggtgccttgatttCATCTTAAATCGTTCCCTATTACTTCCAGTTTTTAACAAGAAAAACAGCACTATTTTATGTTATAAACATACAGTAATAAAGGGATTTTATAACATCACAACAATGATGCTACTTTCATGAACATGTCtgtcattagcattaagctagtgagaattggctaaaaaaaaaaaaaattgggaaatAGATCATTTGTAAGTAGGTACCACTGCACTAAATACTTTGAAATTACCCTGTAAGTGTtatgtaaatgtggaaaaaaaaaaaaaaaaatcacaattattgtTGAACAGAAGCACATCCATGTAGTAGTGTGAATTATTTGAATGTTTCCCTTTTTCCCGGCAAGtaaatcatgcaaaaaaaaacacctcacgcacacacacacacacacacacacacacacacacacacacacacacacacacacaggccctTAAGTAGGAAAGCAAAGCAGCTTGATAAATAAAGTAATTCATTCAAGATATATGTCTGTACGCACATTGCGGCATAATGGCTTTTCTATTGGAAGATGTGAGGGTCACTTAGCTCGTTCGCGGAAGATCAGATTTCCTCTGGAATGTCTTGGAAATCTGCGGTGGAAAAATAATTTGGAATTAGCGACAATTTAACGGGCAAGCGGGAGACTAGCTGCTCTTTGAAGAaaccctaaaatggccgcttcaaaccaaaatggctgactttctgTAAATCTATTATCCCCCAAACATTGAACTTTCACGTACGTGTTGTCTCACCTCTGGAGCTTTCagatgcttcttcttcttcatcgtcatcatcagacGTCATGTTGACTTCCTCGTCGCTGCCTCCCTGAGGAGAGTTTGATTGGTGTGCCTCGTTGTCCCACTGGGAACTCGCACTCAAGCCTTCCCGTCCAGGCTGCACAAATATCAAATTAGTGGGTGAATAAAGTTAtgcatatatacattatatatatatttttttaacatttatttatgttcaaTTCAACTCATTAAATATttggttaattgatttattgtcaatgaaaataaacaagcttttaaaatgaatcattttaCAGATGCATTGAAACACCAATAAtattactaataaaaaaaaacaattctattaaaataaactatttgtCATTATCACAGtctattttattctattaaaTCATTGGTCAATTTagtataattaaataaattacaaaacaacataaaaataaccatgaataattttattattaaaataaacttttGTAACAACACATtctaacttccatccatccatcttctgaaccgcttgctcctcacaagggtcgcgggggctgctggagcctagccCAGCTGGTTACGGGCActcggcgggggacaccctggactggttgccagccaatcgcagacattcTAACTTctttataataaaaattaccAACTAACATTAATTCTAAACAATAAAATTACAAACAAATTCTTAAAATAATTTTCCATAAACTTTAAGTATTACTTATTTTAGAGAACAATGGaccaaataattaaattaaacttaaatattacaaatataaaacaagaaTGAAGTATTTTATTATCAAATTAAGTTAAGAATTTTGATTACTCTTTTAATTAGTCTACGACTTAAAAAGTAAGAATAAATGATTATTCTATTGTTAATTTTATTAACTattttacaaacacattttcaactTTCTTTATTCAGCAAAATGAATTGTAATGAAATTAATTttgaataacattaaaaaaacaaaatattttatgattgaaattaattattttacaaacacatttgaactattttttatttttttattttcttgttttacttCAACTCAGAACGACATCTTTCTGTTTTAAAACATTGGCGCAGATCTCCTTACTTGCGAGGGCGTCTCCCCGCGCTCCTGCGAGGACGCGGCGTCGCCGCAGCCCTTCATGTGCCGAACTTGCTTCTCCAGCTTGGCGCGGGCCTTCTCGCTGTCCTTGAAGCGAGTCTCGGCGTCGCGCAGCCTCAGCAACTCCTCCTGCAGCAGGCTGTGCTGCCTCTGCAGCAGGGCCAGCTCGCCGATGGTGGCGCCGGTGGCCGCCTCGCGGTTCTGCCGCCAGGAACCCGCCGACGCCGGCGACGCCGCGTCCTCCTGCTGCAGCAGCAGCTCCAGGATGGAGTCTTGCTTGATGACAGCAGCCTGTCGGGAACACGCATTGTGCACTTTTATTGACAAAGCTGAAACCAGAAGTTTACATACACTAAATAAAGAcacataagattttttttttttccattgtctgACATGAAATCAAGACTAAACTTTTCATGTTTTAGATTAATTAGTATTATCAAAATGATGTGTGGTTGATAAACTACAACGGACACATTGTCATTACAAACACACCAGATATTGGGAAGAAAATTGTGGACTTGCACAAGTGTGGTTCATCCTTGGGTGTGGTTTTCAGATGCCTGAAGAAAACTTTATATCCCAACACAtggaattaactcattcaaacctaaaaacgtgtaaacgtatttatacattttttttaatgctatttttatgcaagaacatacagaaggctttgacgcagcttctgacatgaagaggtggcttaaagcattggtagttattagtgttgttctgatactgttttttttggcccccgataccgatactgatacccagctttacagtatcggccaataccgatacttaagtgtGTTAGGAGGGACTGTTAGATATGAAAACAACTAACAATTTGTTGTGCAGTTGTAGTTGTCAGAAGGAAGTGACTGAAAAGATCTGTCATGTATTCGGAGGAGGAAGTAGTTATAAACATAATGAAGTTATTGTCATGTTGGGAGGAAGGTGCAGCTCTTATTGTGAAAACACAATTGCTGCCATGATCTACAGGCGATGACAGCTATTACAAATGagttattttgtgaaaatgtaattgtttaatCACATATGAGGAAGTGTTTGCTCGTGGTTCTTGGTATGTGCTCACCTGGAGTGCATGGAGGTAAACGCTGAGGTTCATCAGCCTCTGACAAACTTCCTgtccaacacaaacacaatgcaACATATTTAGTGCGTATCTAATATTGTGGTGTGATTGAGTATAATAATTTGAATCTCAAGCTCACTTTTGCTGCTGGCAACTCGTGAGCTCCATTGATGAGAAGTTCCTGATCACCTGCATGGAGGAAAAaggattacataaaaaaaaaaatcaaaataagcaTAAATAAAATCAACTTACTAGCGTCCGTCATGTCCATGTGGTTATGATGGCACATGAGAGGAACGTCGACGCTGGAGCCCAGCAGGAGTTCGCTCAGTCGGTCCACTGCGAAGAAAACTCAGCAATCACACTAGCGCCACCACTGGATGATataacatcattttttttccccctcccccttttACCCTCGGTCGTGGCATCCAGCAGGAACTTCTCCGCTCGCGGCGCTTGCGGGGTGTCCGCCCTGAACAGGTAGCGCGTGACGGGGGGCTCCAGGTCGTCCTGGCAACTGGTCACCTGGGCCAGCTCGCAGAAGAGGGTCACCCTCTCCTGCAGGAGTTCCAGCATTTCACGGTCCTTCTGGTGGAGGTCCGCTGCGATTGTGGCGCAACCAACTAGCCGATCAATGAACGTGATTTTTGATTGGTTAGCTCATTTAGGGTGAAACTGACCTTTGAGTCTCCTCAGATGGGCCTTGTGCTCCGTCTCTATGAGGGGGAACTCCTCACGTGATGGACACCTGAGCACAAACATCGTATGATCATCATTGTTTATGTGTGGTCGTCTATATTCGGTCGCTGCCCCTACTTGCTGACGGTGCGCTGGATTTGCCGTATCCACGCGTTCTTGTCCTCCCTGGAGGCGGCGTGCACCTCGTACATCTCCGGCGGCGAGCAGCCGCTGATGAGGAACATGCCTCGCTCCTGGTTGGCGATGTCTCTCACGATGAGGTTCTGCAGCGACAGCACGGGGGGCTTGTCCTGGAGACGGACAAAATGTTGTCGGGATACATTCGCGACGTATACTTAACCCTGAATACGACCGTGGGTAGCTCACCAGACATGGAAAGATGTAGCGTTGGTCTTTCTCCTGAAGAAACACCAGGATGTCCGTCATCAGTAAGACCGTCACATCTACACAAAAACAGACTTTTTGATTtgggcgattaaaatttttgaaTCTTAATTAATCTAATGACTTTAATAGTTAATTAACTTATTAATAACTAATGACTAATGCATGACTAATCTCaaattttatttctgttctaaatgtacaataaaatatttgttctaagttttcatacaattgttaacataaaattggaaaaaaaattgttaaactaAACTGGCCGCATCTTTTAATTAtcaatacagtaatttcatattaattcataaaattgagttaaaataagATGTACTTTTGTGttaaggtcatttttctgccactagatggcataatataattgcatttaacttgtgaaattctgcacatttaaaattgtaaaatacaacttgaccacaATCTCCACAAGTATATGCAAAATTATTGCGATTGGatttgtacacatatgaaaCAGTTCCTCATTTAGTTAGTAACAATTCAGAATATTGCTTAAAACAAAGTCTGTATGACTAATTTTTATGATGTTCTTAATCACATTGCAGAAGAAAACTGCTTTTACATGGGAACAACTGGCACAATGAGATCTAACGACTCTGTAGCGCCACTCCAGATCGCCTCCCAAAAGAGCCAAAGGCCACAACAACACAGGCCAGTACCAAGATGGTTGTCGAGGGTACGAGTGATCCCCTCAAAGCTCACTCGCATCGGGTTCTAAGGGCAGGCACTTGATTTTGACGGCGCTATTAGAGGGGTGAGAAGAcagtgagactttgaaaagacTTCCAActctgtgtctgtgtgtgtgtgtgtgtaaatataGATCAAGTTAATGAGCGAGTGCCAGGCAAGTGCAAGTGTTTTGCTTTTAAAGCTGTAATGTCAGCATAACAATTGTAGTGGGGAAGAAAAGCAGTCACAATTTTGCCACGTTattaagtggcaaatttgcgagttgttttcttgcaaatttgtcaACTTCATAAAGTGGCAAGTTTGcgagtccccccccccctcccctctggaaaaaaaaattatacgtggccctaatactccGTCTAGAGAGAACCAGTGAAGGGGAGAATTACTGACTATTGACCAACCGTTACTGACCCCAAGATTCCACTGTAGTCCTAAATATTTTTTGCACCTTTAAGTCGGGATCCCGGGGTTTTCCACAGCAATGTTCCCTCGTAGACGAGTCCGCGACGGAGCAGCTCGGCGGGTCGGAAAAGTCCCCCGTCCCTCACCCGGGTCTCGGCCCGTTGGTCCAGCTTGGCCTGGATCTCCTGCATTCGCTGCGTCTTCTCAAGCTCCTCCATCTGCCAGAACGCAAAATCACTCAAATCtcactccaaaaaaacaaaaaacaaaaaaaaacaacactgaatgaagttttttttgtttttttccccatgtgaTACCTGTTGATCTATTGAATTGAGAAGATCCCTGACCATGGATAGAGCCTGGGCTATGGAGGTCGCTTCCTCCTCGTCTTCTGTGAGACAAAATAAATGCAATCCTTTAGAATGGTGGTTGTCATGTGGTAAGTGTGCCAATAGTGTAATCAAAGTGTGGCAATTTACCAACAGTGTTGTCCAGAATCCGCTGAATGAGGACGGGATATTTGGATATGCGCTGAGTCACCAACAAGATGCATTCCTG
This portion of the Festucalex cinctus isolate MCC-2025b chromosome 19, RoL_Fcin_1.0, whole genome shotgun sequence genome encodes:
- the arhgef2a gene encoding rho guanine nucleotide exchange factor 2 isoform X1; this translates as MSRVASLSKLRQERMREINLRNKERERMREREKAAREREARYNNGHLFTSLTVSGTTLCSACNKSITAKEALCCPTCNVTIHNRCRDALPNCAKVKQRQQKTALMRNNSSLQNVALRTRNPVMRERPTSAIYPSESLRHSLLGSRRGRSGLTLSKSVSTNNIAGNLNDDSPLGLRRILSQSTDSLSFRNRAMSVESLNDDGDYYYTSILEEMELEGEDFKADSWSMAVDTDYLHAHSKNVIKRQDVIYELIQTEVHHMRTLRIMERVFRQGLLEELQLDPSTLHALFPCLDQLIGIHSQFLVQLLLRRNASLQPESDCNFTIRRLGDILLEQFSGQSADDMQKTYAEFCSRHMKAVKLYKSLLARDKRFQCFIRRVSRGPWLRCHGIQECILLVTQRISKYPVLIQRILDNTVEDEEEATSIAQALSMVRDLLNSIDQQMEELEKTQRMQEIQAKLDQRAETRVRDGGLFRPAELLRRGLVYEGTLLWKTPGSRLKDVTVLLMTDILVFLQEKDQRYIFPCLDKPPVLSLQNLIVRDIANQERGMFLISGCSPPEMYEVHAASREDKNAWIRQIQRTVSKCPSREEFPLIETEHKAHLRRLKADLHQKDREMLELLQERVTLFCELAQVTSCQDDLEPPVTRYLFRADTPQAPRAEKFLLDATTEVDRLSELLLGSSVDVPLMCHHNHMDMTDASDQELLINGAHELPAAKEVCQRLMNLSVYLHALQAAVIKQDSILELLLQQEDAASPASAGSWRQNREAATGATIGELALLQRQHSLLQEELLRLRDAETRFKDSEKARAKLEKQVRHMKGCGDAASSQERGETPSQPGREGLSASSQWDNEAHQSNSPQGGSDEEVNMTSDDDDEEEEASESSRGETTHFQDIPEEI
- the arhgef2a gene encoding rho guanine nucleotide exchange factor 2 isoform X2 translates to MSRVASLSKLRQERMREINLRNKERERMREREKAAREREARYNNGHLFTSLTVSGTTLCSACNKSITAKEALCCPTCNVTIHNRCRDALPNCAKVKQRQQKTALMRNNSSLQNVALRTRNPVMRERPTSAIYPSESLRHSLLGSRRGRSGLTLSKSVSTNNIAGNLNDDSPLGLRRILSQSTDSLSFRNRAMSVESLNDDGDYYYTSILEEMELEGEDFKADSWSMAVDTDYLHAHSKNVIKRQDVIYELIQTEVHHMRTLRIMERVFRQGLLEELQLDPSTLHALFPCLDQLIGIHSQFLVQLLLRRNASLQPESDCNFTIRRLGDILLEQFSGQSADDMQKTYAEFCSRHMKAVKLYKSLLARDKRFQCFIRRVSRGPWLRCHGIQECILLVTQRISKYPVLIQRILDNTVEDEEEATSIAQALSMVRDLLNSIDQQMEELEKTQRMQEIQAKLDQRAETRVRDGGLFRPAELLRRGLVYEGTLLWKTPGSRLKDVTVLLMTDILVFLQEKDQRYIFPCLDKPPVLSLQNLIVRDIANQERGMFLISGCSPPEMYEVHAASREDKNAWIRQIQRTVSKCPSREEFPLIETEHKAHLRRLKADLHQKDREMLELLQERVTLFCELAQVTSCQDDLEPPVTRYLFRADTPQAPRAEKFLLDATTEVDRLSELLLGSSVDVPLMCHHNHMDMTDASDQELLINGAHELPAAKEVCQRLMNLSVYLHALQAAVIKQDSILELLLQQEDAASPASAGSWRQNREAATGATIGELALLQRQHSLLQEELLRLRDAETRFKDSEKARAKLEKQVRHMKGCGDAASSQERGETPSQPGREGLSASSQWDNEAHQSNSPQGGSDEEVNMTSDDDDEEEEASESSRDFQDIPEEI